CTTTGAAATTGTAAGAATTATTCTAGCATTAGCAACAGAATTGCAGTGGCTTGTTTATCAACTTGACGTCAAGTTAGAATTCTTTAATggagatttacaagaagaggTTTATGTAGCACAACCAGAGAACTTCATaagaaaaagcaaagaaacaaagggaTACAAGCTGAGAAAGCCGTTGTACNNNNNNNNNNNNNNNNNNNNNNNNNNNNNNNNNNNNNNNNNNNNNNNNNNNNNNNNNNNNNNNNNNNNNNNNNNNNNNNNNNNNNNNNNNNNNNNNNNNNNNNNNNNNNNNNNNNNNNNNNNNNNNNNNNNNNNNNNNNNNNNNNNNNNNNNNNNNNNNNNNNNNNNNNNNNNNNNNNNNNNNNNNNNNNNNNNNNNNNNNNNNNNNNNNNNNNNNNNNNNNNNNNNNNNNNNNNNNNNNNNNNNNNNNNNNNNNNNNNNNNNNNNNNNNNNNNNNNNNNNNNNNNNNNNNNNNNNNNNNNNNNNNNNNNNNNNNNNNNNNNNNNNNNNNNNNNNNNNNNNNNNNNNNNNNNNNNNNNNNNNNNNNNNNNNNNNNNNNNNNNNNNNNNNNNNNNNNNNNNNNNNNNNNNNNNNNNNNNNNNNNNNNNNNNNNNNNNNNNNNNNNNNNNNNNNNNNNNNNNNNNNNNNNNNNNNNNNNNNNNNNNNNNNNNNNNNNNNNNNNNNNNNNNNNNNNNNNNNNNNNNNNNNNNNNNNNNNNNNNNNNNNNNNNNNNNNNNNNNNNNNNNNNNNNNNNNNNNNNNNNNNNNNNNNNNNNNNNNNNNNNNNNNNNNNNNNNNNNNNNNNNNNNNNNNNNNNNNNNNNNNNNNNNNNNNNNNNNNNNNNNNNNNNNNNNNNNNNNNNNNNNNNNNNNNNNNNNNNNNNNNNNNNNNNNNNNNNNNNNNNNNNNNNNNNNNNNNNNNNNNNNNNNNNNNNNNNNNNNNNNNNNNNNNNNNNNNNNNNNNNNNNNNNNNNNNNNNNNNNNNNNNNNNNNNNNNNNNNNNNNNNNNNNNNNNNNNNNNNNNNNNNNNNNNNNNNNNNNNNNNNNNNNNNNNNNNNNNNNNNNNNNNNNNNNNNNNNNNNNNNNNNNNNNNNNNNNNNNNNNNNNNNNNNNNNNNNNNNNNNNNNNNNNNNNNNNNNNNNNNNNNNNNNNNNNNNNNNNNNNNNNNNNNNNNNNNNNNNNNNNNNNNNNNNNNNNNNNNNNNNNNNNNNNNNNNNNNNNNNNNNNNNNNNNNNNNNNNNNNNNNNNNNNNNNNNNNNNNNNNNNNNNNNNNNNNNNNNNNNNNNNNNNNNNNNNNNNNNNNNNNNNNNNNNNNNNNNNNNNNNNNttattattattattattattttggtcttTCAAGtatatcaaattgaaaaatggagAGGGAAAGCTATGAATCCGATGCACTGAGATCACTTGggatttccaaaaaaaaatttattttagttgtaATATGACCTGACATTGTAACTTGTGTGAGTAACAAAGCGTTAGGAAGTTTTTATCTCATCTAATCGGTTCTCTtctaaatattctttttctaatattttgtCTCTTTATAGAACttaatttattgataaaaaaaaatatgaatagaaATGGGATAATTAGTTATAAGATAATattgatcttttatttatgtaGCTTAATTCCATTGGATAACCATAaactataaactaaaaattagtTGAAAGGACGGGAATAAGCTTAAGGGGTGATTTCTTGGTAACTGTAACACCAACATCCTCATCCACATCtacatcttcttcctttattCCATCGGGCAGTTTCCAATCAAAGCACAGCAATAAGTTAGCCACTGCCAACTCCACCGTAAGCATAGCCATGTTCATCCCAGGACATATTCTTCGGCCGCTTCCAAAAGGTATTAACTCGAAGTTCTGTCCTTTGTAATCGATATTGCTTTCTATAAACCTCTCAGGAAAGAACTCTTCTGGGTCAGTCCAAGATTGTGGGTCTTGTCCAATGGCCCACACATTGATGTAAAGATGAGCTTTGGGGTTGATATCGTAACCGTTGAGCTTAAAAGGGCAGATGGTTTCTCTTGGAAGTAGAAGTGGGGCTGGTGGATGCAATCTCAAAACCTCTTTCACTACCATTTTTAGATACTCAAGCTTTTTCAGGTCGATCTCTTTCactgaattttcttttatgcaaCTTCTAATCTCGTCTTGGAGCTTCTTCATCACCCTTGGGTTCCTAACCAACTCTATCAGGACCCAAACAATATTGCTGGCTCCTGTTTCTACTCCCGCTAGAAAAATATCCTAGAAAACTATACATACAAAGAATAAGAAACTAAAACATAATGGTATCCATATGGTCATATCATTATTGGTTTATGGGtgaactattttttaaagaagtttAGGAAGAGATGTCTATAGGTGGGACCTTCTTCGCCCCCTTCTTACTATTTCAATGTTCGTCTTCataaaaattctttattttgatttagatTGAATTTAAAGAATTTCTCAAAAATGATAGTTTCTACTTTTCATTGGGCCACTAATGGAGACCCTTAGCCTATGGAGAAAACTCAATTCTTgtgttcaaacaaaataccCAATGAACAATCTATTAGGTTACCATGATGAGTGCTTTAACGCAATCTTTGGTGACTTGTAGCACATCAGATTCAGAGCTTTCCCTCCCCATTCTCAACAAAACATCAACAatgttttcttcattcttagaACTCTCCTTGAAGTTGATGCGATTGTCGActacattttgaaaaaaggcATCCATCTCACCAAAGCTTTTCTCCAGCCTCCCATGAACACCATTTAACCGATCAATAATCCAACCGAAAGAAGGAATGAAATCAGTCATGGAGAAGCTTCCAATTGCTGCAACTGCTCTCCTCATAACATGTTGAAGATTTTCATTATCTAATTTCCCCCCGCTGAAGATGCTGCCAAAAGCAATTCTTGTTGTTACATTTGCAGTGAGAGAATACGATTTCTTACTCAAATCGATTggagctgaagaagaagaggattgAGAGATGGAGTTTACAAGCCGACCCACTTCCTCTTCTCTAATTTCCTGAAAAGATTGAACCCGCCGAGCAGTGAAGAGCTGAAGCATACAAATCTTCCGAAGTTCCCTCCAACGTTCACCGTAGGGGGAGAGATTTAGGTCCAAGAAGTTGTAGGAAAATCTTCCACTACCCGTTAAGAGAGGGCGGCTGCAAGAAGCAAGGTCATGAAATTTAAACAACTCTCTTGCAGCAGCGGCAGAGGAGATCACGATGGTTGGGACAGAGCCCAGTTGGAGAAGCATGACGGGgccatatttttttgaaagctTAGTAAAAGAGCGATGGGGGAGAGAGCCAAGGAGGTGCAAATGGCCCAACAAAGGAAGCTTTGGAGGGGTTGGAGGAAGAAGCTTGTTGTTGGGTTTTGAGTGTTTTCTTATGGTTTTAAGAAGCAACagagaagaacagaggaaaAGCAGAGGAACCCAGATGAAAAAATCATTAGTAGGCATCATTCTATCAACGTTAAGCATTTCCAAGCTCTACTCAGAGAGATAATGATAGAGAAAGGGCAGAATGTGGAAGAACACCAAGAGGGTAAGGTTTATAAAGAGTTAAAATATTGTGTATTTACAAAATTGTTCATCAACATTCATATAATTTTGACAAATCCATTCGTATTATTGATGAGAGTATCTTCCCAGAGAAGACAAGACAAAAACGGACAAAAATGGCTATTTCAAATGGGTTATAAGCTTTTAATTGCTGTTCATCTATAGATCAAATAAACAAACTTCAGCCACAAAAAATCTTTGTAATGGCTAATACTTGTGTGTAGGGTGATTGAGCTATTTTCCACCGCATGGACCACAataatttgtcttttttaatatcttatgTAGTTTTATTGATATAGACGTTTTATATATAAAGTAGCCACGCTATGTTGTTGATGGGACTTTTTGGGGACCAAATGTTAAGATCATTATGCACACTGAAAGCGTGGGATAAGTAAGCCAAATGTGTGTCAATGATGAACAAATGTCAGATGAGTCAATTGTTGCTAAGGTATTGAGAAGTTTAACACCAAAGTTTGACCATGGGTGGTTATTATAGGAGCTAAGGATCTATTAATACTTTGTGTTGATGAAATAATGGGCTCGGTTCAAGCTTATGAGTCAAGAATCAATAAATCATCATAAAagaatgaaggaaaaaaaatattttaaccgAAGGAGACAACCATCAACCCATAGAAAAATGTTCATTCAACAAATAGAGATCATGGAAGAAGAGGATTCGCGACAACCATGATTGTGGTAACATGAGTAATTGGAGAAATGATATACAAAGGCAGTTCAAACATGAGGAATGACATTTAATGTTACCATTGCAAAAGATATGGGTATATAAAAGTTGATTGTTGGTACAaagatcaataaataaattttgtagcaaaaaatgaagaagaaagacttTTTATGGCTTGTATTGATACtaacctaaaataaaagaatttatagTTTGTTGATAGCGGATGCTCGAACCATATGATAGACACCAAATCATTGTTCGAGGAGCTTGATGACACTGAGAGTTCAATGCAACTTGGCAATAAAATAGAGATTCAAGTCGAAGGGAGAGGCACAATGAAAGTTGAAACCATggcaaaataaaattattggatAATGTTTAATTTGTGTCAGATTTAAGGTACAATTTATTAAGTGTTGAACAATGGATGATTGGAGaaccttttgttttattggCTGACAACACTTGTATCATGACAAATAAGAAATGAGGCCAAAAAGTTCTACTTCCCATGACTTCAAATAAGATGTTTCCAATGGACGTTTTTAATGTGGGGAATTTTTCTCTTCTGCTAGATCAAAAGATGACTCGACACTAACATTTGAGATATGGGCATCTTCATATGAAGGACTTGAAATTAATCAATGATAAAGGTATGGTCTTCTTGTTACCAAATATTGATACAATTAGTTTATGTGAATGATGCAATTATGACAAGCAAATTAAGAAGTCTTTTCCGGTTGGATAAGCTAgctaaaatagttttaaattgtttataaCTAATTCACGATGATATATGTCATggccaatgtaaattaaaCTTTTGGGTGGGagtgtttatatttttactatttattaatGACCATAGTCACATGAGTTGACTTTACTTCATAGAACATAAGCCAAAAACTTTGGAAAGGTTCTAGAATTTTAAAGCTACATAGAGAATCAAAATGGCTGCCACATTAAAGTACTTTGCATAGATAGAGGTGACGAGTTTATGTATAAAGAATTCAGTCTATTTTGTGAAGAATAGGGCATCCAAATGGAGTTACAGCTCCTCGCACTCTAGAACAAAATGGAACCTGtgaatcaataaaaattcaaactattgtggaaatgacaaaaaaatatgttacaACTAAAGAGactttcaaatcaattttGGACAGACACCAACAAAGCCTGTAATGGATCGATCTCCTTATGAATCATGGCATGGAAGGAAACCATTTGTAAGTCATTTACGAGTCTTTGGCTATGTTGTTTATGCATTGATAAATTATCAACTTTAGTATCACCAAACAACAACTCTTTTCTTGAATCATCTCCCGATGAGACACACTTAAGGAAGTATAAATATTGAGCTGACATATGCGCATTGTTTGAGACTCCATAAGTTAAGAAGAATcagttgaaaaataaaagtaacaaaaagCCATGTAAAATAAAGGACTATAAGTTAACAAGAATcagttgaaaaagaaaagtaacaAAAAGCAATAGTAAAAGAGATGCAAACCAgtaagaagaatgaaacatgGGAGATGGTTGATTTactaaatggaaaaaaaaaatgccattAACTCGAAGTAGatgttcaaaacaaaatttgcaACCAATTGAAGCATACAAATCATAAAGTTCGTGTTGTGGCAAAAGGGTATCCGCAACAAGGTGTGAAATTTGAGAAAGCTTCTCTTCAATAGCTCACTTTGAAACAATgtaatgctaaaaaaaaaaaaaaagaaaaaaaaaaaaaNAGGGGCAAAATGGACATTTTGCTCCTCAACCCATTATAGGATTCTTGAGAATTTTACACAGAGCCGTGCAAAGAGAAAGTGTGAGAAAGAAAGTTACAGAAAAGAAACTTGAGAGGGGAAAGCAAATTGCCGGACTTCTCATCGGAGAACCATCATCGAAGTTAATTCTCGACCAAGACTTACATGCTGAAGTTCCTTCTTGAAGAAAAGGAGGACTCGTGTTGTAGAGGTTCCATTTTCCGTCAAGATCCAAGAGAAATTCGCAAGGTAATATCTCAAACGTTCCTCTTCAAATCTGAGATCTTCCTTTAGGAATAGAGTGCTAAAGTTTGCTACCTTCATCTAGGGAAGATCCGCCATAGATTTTGTGAGGAAAATCGGACGAAACGTTGAGGTTTGAGAATCTTTCCAAAAACGGCAAGGATGTTAACGGACCTCCTTCTGATGCTCATAACTCATCGTATGATTaagtaaaaatcaagaaaaaaaatattgacacGTAGGATGTAGTAtgatctaaaactttgttgAAGAAGTCATTTCGATTTGGATTAAAAATCGAGAGATAGGAAAATGAGAAGAAGGAGGTCGGAAAAACTAATTAGAAACGCACTTTTCTActaggaggagagagaaggcgACGGCGCACTACGTGTCAACCAGCAAGAGGACCCCGTGAGCTGATAGCCACCAAACACGCATCGGACGCCGCCTAGAGAGACGCGGCCCCAGCCTTCCAGCAACATGCGTCCGCGGCCACGCAATTCGACCCGCGTTCCTCAGTTGACCAGGTACTCGCGCGACAAAATGAATCGCGGCGACCCACGGTCCACCCGAACTGAACCAACGACCCGCGACTGCAGAAAAATGTACACGCGTGACACTCACGCGTGGAACATGCGAGTGAGCTTGTCCCGACGCGTGGCTGGCGTGTGGAAGCGCGTGTAAGCCCGTCTTCACCCCGTTCGACTCCTGTTT
This genomic window from Cucurbita pepo subsp. pepo cultivar mu-cu-16 chromosome LG01, ASM280686v2, whole genome shotgun sequence contains:
- the LOC111778020 gene encoding cytochrome P450 71B26-like isoform X1, coding for MLNVDRMMPTNDFFIWVPLLFLCSSLLLLKTIRKHSKPNNKLLPPTPPKLPLLGHLHLLGSLPHRSFTKLSKKYGPVMLLQLGSVPTIVISSAAAARELFKFHDLASCSRPLLTGSGRFSYNFLDLNLSPYGERWRELRKICMLQLFTARRVQSFQEIREEEVGRLVNSISQSSSSSAPIDLSKKSYSLTANVTTRIAFGSIFSGGKLDNENLQHVMRRAVAAIGSFSMTDFIPSFGWIIDRLNGVHGRLEKSFGEMDAFFQNVVDNRINFKESSKNEENIVDVLLRMGRESSESDVLQVTKDCVKALIMDIFLAGVETGASNIVWVLIELVRNPRVMKKLQDEIRSCIKENSVKEIDLKKLEYLKMVVKEVLRLHPPAPLLLPRETICPFKLNGYDINPKAHLYINVWAIGQDPQSWTDPEEFFPERFIESNIDYKGQNFELIPFGSGRRICPGMNMAMLTVELAVANLLLCFDWKLPDGIKEEDVDVDEDVGVTVTKKSPLKLIPVLSTNF